The DNA segment TGTTATTGGTATCGTGTAGCGAAGAACACTTTGATGTAGAACCAAATTACTTGGATAATCCAAATTCTGTAACACAGTCAGAATCATCATTTAGGTCACTTACTGATGGTGCCTATGATGCAATGAAAAATATTTTCGATGGAGATAATGGTAATGCCTTAATACTAGCTGACGTTTTGGCAGATAACTTAATACTAAATCCTCAAGGCAGATTAACAAATACCAGTCAATATCAGTGGAGTTATAACGGAACATCCGGTGGAGCAACAGCTTTATTTAGTGATTCTTATTTTGCAATTTCAAGAGCAAACTTTGTGCTTGATAATTTGAACAAAATACCTTATACAGCTTTTATGAAAAATATTGAGGCAGAAGCAAAAGCAATAAGAGGTGCAATGCATTTTGAAGTGTTAAGAGCGTATAGTAAAATTCCTACTCAAGATGGTAGTGCTTCAACTTCTATGGGAATACCATATATTACCGTATTTGATCCTTTTCAGAAGCCAAGTAGAGATGCAACTGTAACGGATTCTTATAATAAAGTAATCGCAGATTTGTTATTTGCATATAATAATATTAATACATCTAATGGTAGTATCGGAAGATTTAATAAGACGTCAGTAGCAGCTCTTTTGAATAGAGTGTATTTATATATGGGTGATTATGCAAATGCCATTACTTATGGAGAATATGTTATAACAAACTCTTCGTCTGTTGGGGCAAGAACAAATTTTGCGGGCATATGGACGGATGCAAATACAGACGGAGTACTTCTTTCGCTATTAAATGGAAATGTAAATACTGATAATATGACGGTAGGAGTATGTTATAATCAGAATGCATCTGGTATTAGGTCTGAATATAATGTTAATTACGACTTATTTCTTAAATATTCACCAACGGGAATTTCAGATATAAGAAAAACAGGATATCTGCTTACAGCAAATTATGCGGGAACACCTTATAATCATATAATAAAATATAGAACAAGAACAGGGTCTTCCACCGCTCAGGTTGTTAATGTTAAATTTATAAGAACGGCTGAAGTATATTTAAATACAGCAGAGGCATATATGAAATCATCAACACCAAACGCAGGACGGGCTTTGCAATTGTTGAATATTTTAAGAGGACAAAGGTATTCACCATATACTCCTGGTACAGAAACCGGAACTGCATTATTAAATGCCATTTATTCTGAAAGAAGACTTGAACTAGCTTTCGAAAATGATAGATTTTGGACACTAAAGAGATTAGGACTTCCTGTTAATAGATCTGCATTCGGACCAAATGTAGATGGTACTGGAACTGGTCCTGGAGCAAGTATAGTTAATTTACAATCATCAGATTACAGGTGGCAGTTGCCGATTCCTCAATCTGAAATAAACTTAAATCCTAATATGAAGCAAAACCCTGGCTATTAATATCAATTTAATGCAATAATCTTTTTTAAACCCGTACTTTAAGTGCGGGTTTTTTATTCCCCATTATTTCTTATTTTTGCCTTACCAAATCTGCACTTGCATTTTTGTATAAAAATCAACACATGAAGTATATACTTTCAATCATACTCTTCTTCAGCCTTACCATAAACGCTCAGGTCAAAAATAAGACCGATGCAAACCAGCTTTCTAAGAATGGAGAAGATACCCTGGTCATTGATTCAGGAACAAAAGATTCCCTAAAAATATTTAAGCCTACCATCAATGATTATTTATATCAAACACAATTTGCAGAAAAAAAAGTATTTGATACGGTAATGACTTTTGACAAAACCTATATCTTTTCGCAATACAACAACAGGGACAACTTCGGGAGAGTTCAGGTTGCTAATATTGGAGCGGGATTCAACCCACTCTCTTATGAGCTAAATCCTGAACAAAACCTGGCACTTTTACCAACCAACAAGTCTTATGGTATACTGGGCATTAATGATATTCACTATTACGATGTAAAAACCCCCACAGCAACATTCATTTACCACAATGCCATGAAAAACGGGGCGGCTCTAAAATCTACCTATACTCAGAATATCGGGAAAAGATTTAATTTTTCTTTGGAATATAGTGGGTTAAGATCTCAGGGAGTATATAGGAACTCCCTGGCTTCCAATAATAATACCCTGTTTACCGGCCACTATGTTTCCAAAAGCGGAAATTATGAATTGTTTGCCCATTATCTCCATCAGAATGTTAATAACCAGGAAAATGGGGGGATTGCAGTAGACAGCCTTTTCCAGAATGGCAACAGTGACTCCAGAAACAGACAGAATATGCAGGTAAATTTGGCATCCTCCAGTTCTCAGTTTTCGTACCGCAGATATTATCTGACGCATCAATTTGCCCCTTTTAATTCTGAGAAAATTCCTTTTAAAATTAGACATACCATTTCTCATCAGGGAAATAAGTACTACTATACCCAGAACACGCCGGAAGCATTTTGGTATGAGGCGCCACAACAGCTTGTTACAGACGGTCCTTTGTCATCAAAAAAATATTCAGATAATTTCAGCAATACAGTAAGCTTGGTTTGGGATAATGAAAAATTTAAGCTTGATGCGGGAGTCCGGTATCAAATGCTGAAGTTAGGTTCAAGCCAGGTCGTTCTGCCTTTGCTCGAAATTCCTACGGAAATCAAAGAAAACAGGATTGGGGCTGTAGGAAATTTGCAGATCAGGTTGTTTGATAAATTTCAGCTCAATTCATTTTTGGAATTTTCCAACGGAACACAGTTTGGAAGTTATCTGAGAACGGCAAACAGTCTGAAATTCGAGCCGGTAAAAGATTATTTTGTTAATGCAAAACTTAATTTTCAGACAGCATACCCCTCATTTAATTATCTTCTGAATACTTCAATTTATAATAATTTCAATTACTATTTTCAGGATGCAAAAAACCAGACGGTAATGGAAGCCGGCGGAAGTCTCAATCTGAAATGGTTCAAAACCGAATTATTTGCTAATTATTTCAGAATTGAAAACTACACTTATTTTGATATGGCAGCGATGCCTAAGCAAAGCGGAAGCTCCGTGAATATTTCCCAGATCGGAGGTGATGCAACATTCAGCTACCGAAATTTTCATTTAAATACAAGATTGCAGTTCCAGAACGTGCTCACAAACAAAGATCTTCTGCCGTTGCCGGGATTTATCGGACGTGTCAATTTCTTTTATCAGGCGAAAGCATTTAAAAATGCAGCCGAAATACAGACCGGTATAAAAGTCTATTATTTCTCAAAATTTGCCTCCAGAGAATATTTCCCGATTCTTAATGAATATATTCTGCCGGGAGCAGGCTCTTTTTCGATTGGCGGACAGCCAATTGCTGACGTTTATTTTAATATGAAAGTTAAAAAAATGTTCTTTTTCATCGAAGGCCAGCAAATAGGAACCGTAATTTCACATAATAAAGCATATGCATTCCCAAGTTATCCAACTTATGATTTCAGGTTGAATATCGGGATAGTATGGTATTTGTTCAACTAAAATTCAGTCAGGTTGAAAACAATTAACAAAATATCTTTTCAGGATATCGTCAGTATCCCGAAATTGGTAAAGGATTTTTTAAATCACAATATTGAAGGTTTTGAAGAGAATACATTTTCTTTATCTCACTTTGAAAAGAAGATCCATGAAAAACAGAGCTCCTTTACTTCAGGGCAAAGAGAAATTCTTGTTGCAGCATTGGAAAAACAGCTTTCAGATCTTACTCTTTCACCGAAGCAAAAACAAAATATAGAGAGTCTAAGGCATACAAAAACATTTACAATTACCACAGGACATCAGCTGAATCTCTTTTCAGGACCTGTTTTTTTTGTGTATAAAATTTTGCAGACTGTTAAAACTTGCTCTTTTTTAAAAGACAGTTTTCCGGAATTCAATTTCGTTCCTGTATATTG comes from the Chryseobacterium nepalense genome and includes:
- a CDS encoding RagB/SusD family nutrient uptake outer membrane protein; the encoded protein is MKNIFKISALSCLLLLVSCSEEHFDVEPNYLDNPNSVTQSESSFRSLTDGAYDAMKNIFDGDNGNALILADVLADNLILNPQGRLTNTSQYQWSYNGTSGGATALFSDSYFAISRANFVLDNLNKIPYTAFMKNIEAEAKAIRGAMHFEVLRAYSKIPTQDGSASTSMGIPYITVFDPFQKPSRDATVTDSYNKVIADLLFAYNNINTSNGSIGRFNKTSVAALLNRVYLYMGDYANAITYGEYVITNSSSVGARTNFAGIWTDANTDGVLLSLLNGNVNTDNMTVGVCYNQNASGIRSEYNVNYDLFLKYSPTGISDIRKTGYLLTANYAGTPYNHIIKYRTRTGSSTAQVVNVKFIRTAEVYLNTAEAYMKSSTPNAGRALQLLNILRGQRYSPYTPGTETGTALLNAIYSERRLELAFENDRFWTLKRLGLPVNRSAFGPNVDGTGTGPGASIVNLQSSDYRWQLPIPQSEINLNPNMKQNPGY
- a CDS encoding putative porin, which codes for MKYILSIILFFSLTINAQVKNKTDANQLSKNGEDTLVIDSGTKDSLKIFKPTINDYLYQTQFAEKKVFDTVMTFDKTYIFSQYNNRDNFGRVQVANIGAGFNPLSYELNPEQNLALLPTNKSYGILGINDIHYYDVKTPTATFIYHNAMKNGAALKSTYTQNIGKRFNFSLEYSGLRSQGVYRNSLASNNNTLFTGHYVSKSGNYELFAHYLHQNVNNQENGGIAVDSLFQNGNSDSRNRQNMQVNLASSSSQFSYRRYYLTHQFAPFNSEKIPFKIRHTISHQGNKYYYTQNTPEAFWYEAPQQLVTDGPLSSKKYSDNFSNTVSLVWDNEKFKLDAGVRYQMLKLGSSQVVLPLLEIPTEIKENRIGAVGNLQIRLFDKFQLNSFLEFSNGTQFGSYLRTANSLKFEPVKDYFVNAKLNFQTAYPSFNYLLNTSIYNNFNYYFQDAKNQTVMEAGGSLNLKWFKTELFANYFRIENYTYFDMAAMPKQSGSSVNISQIGGDATFSYRNFHLNTRLQFQNVLTNKDLLPLPGFIGRVNFFYQAKAFKNAAEIQTGIKVYYFSKFASREYFPILNEYILPGAGSFSIGGQPIADVYFNMKVKKMFFFIEGQQIGTVISHNKAYAFPSYPTYDFRLNIGIVWYLFN